The Channa argus isolate prfri chromosome 14, Channa argus male v1.0, whole genome shotgun sequence genome includes a window with the following:
- the LOC137098819 gene encoding major facilitator superfamily domain-containing protein 12-like, with translation MSDTERSLPVLRKLSYAVGHFLNDLCASMWFTYLLVFYHSVLGFQNTNAGILLLVGQIADAICTPLIGYESDRTPGCRNYGKRKTWHLVGTLSVLLSFAFIFNQCLGCNSLTPQWASLTYFLPFIIIFQFGWAATQISHLSLIPELVTCEHAKVELTAYRYAFTVVANITVYAVAYLLFHTQSREGDDILNDSLGPVDIPVFRNLSFSVLGIGMLFSIIFHVGTTENRPDVGQRGEEEGRRRMEGMDEEEEGERRPLLPRPSSSLLQWKCWLQQPSFYQVALLYMSTRLIVNLSQTYISMYLINTLELPKKFIATIPLVMYVSGFLSSFIMKPVSKLIGKCLTYFVGLLLIMAFSYWVLLDDKMGQQVYGAAVLLGTGSATILVISLAMTAELISDQTQSGAFVYGAMSFTDKLANGVAVMIIQALHPCHTVGCCPACVWFYHYIMVIVTGGFAVVAALALCSILIWPIKIRPRGLQVISDSASVN, from the exons ATGTCGGACACAGAGAGGTCTCTGCCGGTCCTCAGGAAACTCAGCTATGCCGTTGGACACTTTCTGAACGACCTGTGTGCGTCTATGTGGTTCACCTACCTGCTCGTGTTCTACCACTCAGTGCTGGGATTCCAGAACACAAATGCAG GCATATTGCTGCTGGTCGGGCAGATTGCTGATGCTATCTGTACGCCTCTTATCGGCTACGAGTCGGATCGAACCCCTGGATGTAGAAACTATGGCAAGAGGAAGACTTGGCATTTAGTTG GTACACTGAGTGTCCTGCTGTCCTTTGCCTTTATCTTCAACCAGTGTCTGGGCTGTAACTCCCTCACTCCTCAGTGGGCGAGTCTGACCTACTTTCTCCCGTTCATCATCATCTTTCAGTTTGGCTGGGCGGCCACACAGATCTCCCACCTTTCTCTCATTCCAGAGCTGGTCACCTGTGAGCACGCTAAAGTAGAACTCACTGCATACAG gtaCGCATTCACAGTGGTAGCCAACATCACAGTTTATGCAGTGGCCTACCTGTTGTTCCACACTCAATCCAGAGAGGGGGACGACATTCTCAATGATTCACTAGGACCAGTAGATATCCCTGTCTTCCGG AACCTTTCGTTTAGTGTGCTCGGCATTGGCATGCTCTTCTCCATCATATTCCACGTGGGAACCACAGAGAACAGGCCTGATGTAGGACAGCGGGGAGAagaagaggggaggaggaggatggaggggatggatgaggaagaggaaggggaGAGGAGGCCCTTACTTCCCCGCCCCTCCTCATCTCTTCTTCAGTGGAAATGTTGGCTGCAGCAGCCTTCTTTCTACCAG gTGGCTTTACTCTACATGTCTACCAGGTTAATAGTAAATCTGTCTCAGACCTACATCTCTATGTATCTCATTAACACTCTGGAACTGCCCAAG AAGTTTATAGCGACAATCCCATTAGTGATGTACGTCAGTGGCTTTCTTTCCTCGTTTATTATGAAGCCTGTCAGTAAACTCATTGGAAAATGC CTCACCTACTTTGTGGGCCTGCTGCTGATCATGGCCTTCTCCTACTGGGTGCTGCTGGACGACAAGATGGGTCAACAGGTGTATGGGGCTGCCGTGCTGCTGGGAACAGGGTCAGCCACCATCTTGGTCATTTCGCTTGCCATGACTGCTGAGCTCATCTCTGATCAGACG caaAGTGGAGCATTTGTTTATGGAGCCATGAGTTTCACTGATAAACTGGCTAATGGAGTGGCTGTTATGATCATCCAGGCATTGCATCCTTGCCA tacTGTGGGATGTTGTCCAGCTTGTGTCTGGTTCTATCATTACATCATGGTCATAGTGACGGGAGGCTTTGCCGTGGTCGCAGCTTTAGCGCTCTGCTCCATCCTCATCTGGCCAATCAAGATCAGACCAC gTGGACTGCAAGTCATTTCTGATTCAGCCAGCGTCAACTAA